AAGTTGACCGCCTGTATTACAGGCCTAAGCAGCAGGTGGAGGCTGTAAGttctaaatctgtcatcttcTTGGAGCCTGACGGGGGTCAAAAGGAAATGGGGAAAGTAGAGAAGGAGTGAGGGGTGATAGTGAGAGAAGAGAGTGTCAGGGGAAGAAAGGGCAAGATGAACAAACTAAATGAGCTGAGTGAGTCTTGTGAGTGTGCTGCTTGTGGGTCTGTGCTGTTGTAACATAATTTGATAAATAAAGAATTGAGATTTGTTCATCGTTTCTGATGTTTTCTTTGACTTGGCACACTTTGATAGCCGTCCTCTGATCACAGAGTATATTCCTTGTTGATCAAATCTGTGTGCTAATGTGTGACTGATGTCTAAATCTTTAATTATTCAGTCATCAGACAGGCCATCACGTGATGAGCTCTTCACTGCTGACCTAAACTCTGTtgtcctcttctctctctctcatcatttCACTTCAGCCATTGTGTCAGTTCTCATTGTCTAACCTCTTAAAGCCATTGGTCTCTATGGTCACTCACATGCATATCACATTTGCACATTGGCAGTGATTCAGGTCAGAATCTTGTTTTAAAGTTGATGAGCACATTCTACACGTTCTCAGTCACTTTGGGTCTGTTGCCCTCACAGCTCTGCTGTATTCCTTGTCCTCATTTCAATGACACTCCTGTCACAACCTGATGTCTGGTGTGCTGCAGTTCCCTTTAATTATAAATGGTATAATTATGAAAGTCTATGTCATCTCACAAAGTAATTTCAACTTCAAGTTCAAGTTTCTTTATTGTCATCCCATCCAAATACATCATACAAGTTGAAATGTAATTGGGTGTCTTTAGGAGCACCATACAAATATACAACATATAGTGCAACAAGACAATGTACACCACTTAGTGCAAATACAACATGCAGTGTAAACAGACAAGACAGTGTGCAGTAAGGTGACACGACAACAGTAGGACAACATCCAGCAGATCAGTTCTAACAGGATCAGTAACAGATTAACAGCAGAGGCGACATTACTGTGTTAAAAAGTGAAATCCAAACAGACGACTAATGTACATCAAAAATTTTTTAAGTGTTTATCACTCATAAAGTGCAATGTGTACATTTGATTTACAAAGTTTTCAAATGTGCAAATCGTGTAAAGGTCACAGTTCAGAGTTCAACATCGAGTAGTGGGTATATGCTCAGGCATTAAGGAGTCGGACAGCATGGGGGGAAGAAACTCTCACACAGTCTGGATGATCTGACTCGGATACTGCAATACCATCTTCTAGATGTCAGGAGATCAAAGAACCCATATTATGGGTGTGAGAGGTCAGTCACAATGCCGGACGCCTTGCTGAGGTTGTGTGTGCTGTAGGTGTCTTGTATGGAGGGGAGAGATACACCAATGAAGTCCATCCTCAACTGTCTTAGCAGTCCTCTGTAGCAAAGTGGCTTATGTTTGGTCAATGAAAAGATGGCGCTATATAATAAGGACTGATTGACAAGGCTGTGGATAGGATGAGAAATAAGCCATTAGTGGAGTGCAGGGTCATGAGGATATCTGGAAGACTACATGaaagacagcaaacaactgaGAAAAGGAGGCCTGTACTTGGTAGGGTCCActaacacacacgcacacacatgcacttacatacacacacaccctcacacatGGATGCCATCTGGGCCTTACAGTGTGCCAATATATAAACAGGGTCATACTTTTTTAATTCTTGTgtttatagtcagtcagtcattctccaatccgctatatcctaacctaGTGTCacggggagccaatcccaggtaacacagggcgcaaggcaggtgtttataataaattttaaattggcccgagtgtgtgtgtgtatgaatttattcaccttgtgatggactggtaccctgtccagggattgttcctgcctttcccCAATGGTTACTGAGGTAGGCTCCAGTTTCCTGATGGCCCTGCATTGtgtaagcaggttggaaaatgaatggatggctggatggatggcaggatggatggatggattattctgtttcttaaaatgagagGCTTTGCTTACCCTGGTGGAAGTCTAACAGCTGGGAACACCAactacagagaaaggtaaagaaaataaagtgtgaGCTTTActgataataaaatgaattactggCATTGACAAAAGGCACAACTGGTTATGAGTTATTTGACAGTTTAACATCAATCAATTGCTTCTTCTCCTCCTAATATTAGAAGAGAACTTACTATGGGATGGACATTTTGATTAATAAAGAGCACCAGGATAAGCAGAATTAATCCTCAGTTTAACAGCTCACTGTCTCGGTCAGCTGAGGACTGCCAGGCTATCACATTACAAATCTGTTTATGGTGATTTATGTGTtgtgtttaatttgaattttattcaATTTGTAAATGTGCACTGAGCTCTGAGTCTGTCTAATCTGGACTGcagtgtgtaataaataaataagaaatactgacGTGAATTAAACTTTAGCAGACCCCTTGTGACAGGTCATCTCTTCTGTCACttggttttcttcattttcttagcTCCTGTCccacattaactgttcaccctcagtgtctcctctGATGTTCTCTCTATGAActctcagctttctctttaaatctcctcctcttcctcctcactgACCACAAACTTTCACTTTCGTTTCTTCACAAGTCATTTCCTTGTTTgcctgactgattctctctgcctgcctctcctgaagctgaagcccagctgtttgtTTCACAGGACGAGTTTACCTGTTCTGTGTGTCTGGATACCCTGACTGACCCTGTGTCACTGCattgtggtcacagtttctgtctgaagtgcttAACTAACtactgggatcagagccaagtgTGCAGATGTCCTCAGTGTAGACACGTCTTCATCCTGAGGCCTGAACTGAAGagaaacactctgctgaatgaagtcatcaggaaATTAAAGAAGATGGCACTCAGTCCTCCACAGTCTCAGAATTATGCCGGCCCTGGAGacgtggagtgtgacttctgtactgggaagaagttcagagcagtgaagtcctgtctgacctgcatggcctcctactgtcagactcacctgcagtCTCACTTTGAAATAGCAGCCTGGAAGGGacacaagctggttgatcctgatagaaatctgaaggagaaactctgtgagaaacatcagaaaaatctgGAGATGTTTTGTGAAACTGATGAGATGTGTATCTGCTGGATGTGTGCGGTGACTGAATATGATGATCACGAAAAGGTCGACCTGAAGatggaaagagaaggaaaacaggtgagtggagtttagtgtttaatggaaGCCCAATAATAACAGGAGTTAAGTGATACGTAAATGTAGTTTGTCAGAGAAATCTATTCCTTTATGTTGAGGAGTCTCAGTTTGCTTGTATAGGACagcagggagctggagcctatcctggtgaGACTGCGTGGAAGACAATGAAACAGTCCAGGATGAGATACACAGTGTGATCCATGGACAGTCGAGTGAGctgagtgctctcattaaactgaGCGGAGGTTCTTTGTGTTCTGATCACTTGTGTCTCGAGTACCTCAGGCTTCTCTAATTTCAGAGATTTTATCCTTCTTGGGAACTGAAATAATAATGGCTACCTTAAAGCAGTCCGGAACTTTACCCAGTGTCAGAGAATATTTAATAAGTCAGTAAAGACAGAGGCTTACTGGTCTAAGAGTACCAGGTGGGACTCcacagggcctgctgctttctgaTATTCCATTTCCTAAAAAGGTTTTTGTACCTCCAGGATGGGGTGGAGAGGAATGACTGGGGGAGGGAAGCTGAAGAAAGTTAATCGGGCTTCAGTGAAGGGGGTCTGAGGGGGATGACACTGAAATGGTTGTGAGAGGGCAGGGGCCCATGTCCTTGTCAACCCAGCAATAAAACTCATTCATCTGATTAGCTATAATGGAGGAGGACGAGGCCTATGAGCTCTTCTGCCTGGGATTTGTAAGTTTTTTCCAGAGAactccacactgcctgcctattaCTGCTAAAGTTCTCCAGCTGATCTTTAAAAGTGGCTTTTGTAGCTCTCTGAACTTTATTAAACTGCCACTTTGCAGATTTATATTCATCCCTGTTTTCAGACTTGTGTGCCTGAGCCTTAGTAGCTCGGAGAACCCTCAGCTCCTTGGTGAACCGCAGCTTGTCGTTGTTGTATCTCACAATGGAATTCTTACAGAGACACACATCTTCGCAGCAGGACGTAAGACGTAAGATCTCTTCTGCTTACACCAGCCATCCATGCCTTTCCAGTCCATGGAGCCTAAACAGTCCATCAGCCTTCCAACAGCCTCATGAGTCCATCTGTGGCTAGCAGTCCTGGTGGTCTTTGATGCATCCAGTTATTGTTTATAGCTGGTGTGATCCCCGGGTGCGTACCCCGACGCAAACAGAAAGGACACAGGTTCAGCACAAAACACACACTCTTATTTACAGTCAGTTAGctttctctgctccccacagcataACACAGTACAGTAAAGCACCACCACAGTCCCTTTGCCACCCCTTCAGTcctccacacaggctttgtccttttcctcccgactctgacagTTGGATTCTGTccactggcccctttttataggccaCCCAGAAGggctccaggtgcccaacgagcttcctctggcagcaattccaggtgtggtggaagagctgccaaATAGGGTCCCTCAAATGTCCGTGTCTGGCCAGAAACAAAGGGGGCTGCCTTCAGTCGGTCTGGAGGAGAATCTCTCCTGGAAGTACTCTCTCCCCTGGGCCTTTCATAATGGTAAGGGCCCCAACCATTCTCCACACTGGGAACAAATCATGGCATGGTCAGAGTGGGCAAGAGGTGCACCGGAAAAATGGTAAAATGACCCTTTATTGTTGTTGTAAAAGTAATACAATGTTCTGCCCTCACATGTGGGTCAATTGATCAGTTGGTGGTATCTGGGCATATCGTCTTCATGTTACTGTGGTTAAAATCTcccataatgaaaatgaaagaactgGGGAACTGATTTTCCaaatgatgaatgttattagcTAGCAACTGTTCTGCCAATTGAGTATTCTCTTCAGGAGGAATGTAAATACCAACCAGTATAACAGAAGGAAATTCCCAGGGTAGATAGAATGGCTTTAATGACAAGAGCTTCAATATCagcagaggaaaaagaaagaatttcagacaCATCCCAGCATCAGCCGTTGTTAATAAACAGGCACACGGTGCCACCTCGAGATATGTCATAAAGTCCACTGCTATGGTCCACTCTGAATAACTGATATCCTGCCATTAGGACACCGTTGTCAAACATCTGAAAGGCAGATTGTTGAGAGTGAAGCAGAAAAACCTCTGCATCTCCAGCACACCTAAACGCCAGCCTGCGTACCGCAGCACCACCTGGTGAAGTGGGATTGATAGGCGACATTCGTGTAGGCAGACTGGGACAACTTCTGTGGTAAATCTCCATCATCACAAAAAAACGGAGGACAAAAATCAGATGGAACTAAGGCCTGTATGTTCAAAAGCTCTTCACAAGTAAAAGTAATTGTTGGAgtcaacaaacaacacaaaccaACCACTCAATACACACAGAGAATGAGCGCACCAGAAAAACGTGGCAGCCCAATCAGCGCCCAATATGTCAGGAGTTTGATTCTGTTGTCAGGTGTCCCTCCTGTGTTGCTTTAGTGGCCATTCAAACTACGAGGTGAGGCCCCCGTCATCGTTCATTTCTCACCATTCATTACGTTATTCTCTGGTATTtggttttctgtctctttttttttgttcttatttcacTTCTTCCAGTTTCCACGTCACAcattgttattgtgattgtgaTGTTTACTGCTTATGAACAGGTGTTTAGTTCTCGTTacctcttattttattctttattctatttcatttatttagaaaatTAGTGGTCATTGCCCTGAAGAAAAAGTTGTTGTGCCCTTGAAACGCGTtggtatttttaaagcatttgatGTCTGAATTCAGTTAgcttaataaaaatgataaagccGTAAAGTGAGTGGACTGATCTGCCCAATGTGACTCACCCGATACGTGCAGGTGGCCATCTGTCACATCTTCATCAGTGTCCTTCAGCCCAGAGTCTGACGGCGTTTCTTATTATGTTAAGACTTGTGTTTGTCTTCTGCAGTCTTATTTCAGCTTCTTGTCTGACTGAATAAACACCCAGACGATTACTGCTTTATATAATTTAAGATTTGTGATGTCTGttcatgccctgcggtgggctggcaccctgcccggggtttgtttcctgccttgcgccctgtgttggctgggattggctccaggagacgcccctgacactgtagttaggatatagtgggttggataatggatggatggatggaggtttctCTTCATGAATGTGTAACCCAACTTTAACTTCTCAAACCCCTTGTGAATGATTGACCCCCTAAACATCAGTGCCCTGTGTTCCAATGTAACCCGTGGGGGGAGCTGCAGCTGCCATCTGATCTAAAAATCACCCTGATGCCCCAAGGCCCTGTGCCTCTCCATGTTAAACCAAATTTGTGTCTCATGTTAAACTCTCTGACCTCTCCAGTCTTCCCACGAGTTGCTTGTGTCACAGACAGCACTTCTGATAAGACCTCCTCTGCTCCTAATCTTAGCTCCACTGTCTTTATACATTTCTGACACAATTGCCAGCCTGTTCTTACTTTTGTCACTTATTGTGACattgacaatgacaactggatctgcACCTCTCTGTAAAATAGCCAAGCCACATGCCAAACAAGCCATAAAGCATCCCACCAGGTAGAAACTTGTTTTCTCATTTCATTATTGAAATCTGagctttttttactttcattttccttcttatttgtagaatttaatttgtaaatgttgTCCAGTTTCTCTGAGGAGCGATCATACACTAATACTGCGCGGTTCTGCACCCACCAGCGTCAATTATATCTTCTTTGTCTttcacatcattttctgccacactgactgccCTCATGTCCTCCCTCAtaacatccataaatcttctctttggccttcctcttttcctcttccctggcagttccaTTCTCATCATTATTTCCgtaatatacccctcatctctcctctgctcaaaccatctcaatctcgcctctctcacttggtcatCAATCTGTCATATCTGTGTTGTCCCCTGAtatactcgttcctaatcctggATACCCTCATTACTCCAAGTGACAACTGTAGCATCCTCTGCCACTTCAAGCTCTGTCTGCTGTCTTCTGGTCTCACCagcatcttgtagaccttccctttcactcttgcagataaTCTTTTGTCACAAAtctctcctgacactcttcttcacccagcCCACcatgcctacactctcttcttcaacTCTCTGCCACTTTCTCCGTTTGTTTGGAttgttgaagtatttaaaatgtcTTACCTTCACCTCATCTGCTCCTTGCTCTCGCACACTTCAGCTAtaatccacccattatccaacctgctatatcccaactacagggtcattggggtctgctggagcctatcccagctaacacagggcgcaaggaaggaaacaaacccccagcagggcgccagcccgtgGCATTTAGctataatgttttctttaaatattaccatcagtttttcatttgttttatggtCAGATTTATCTGAGCTCATTAAAATCTtcttcagattttaatttttgctgaACTCCTCAGACTCAGTTGTATCTTCTCGGACTCAGTTATCTCACTTGACTTCATAAACTGGCCAAACACTTGACAAAGTTCTCACAAGTCTGAACTCCACAATGGCCTTGTAGATATGACACTTGCAGCCGTTATGTGTCCAGGTTCTCCTGGGTCTACAAGCATTTCTTCATCCTGCACAGTCCAGTGTTTTGATGAGTGAACGTCTGATATCCTGGTCCTCAGTCCGATGTCATctaaagcaggcatgtcaaacatatGGCCCCCCGGGCCGCATGCGGctcgcatgacagatcctagttagcactgaacttgtacaaaatgattactatcatttgtgattgaatcattctgcatctttagcgttacttattgacttttcttacttctgccttctgacaaaagcgtgtTTTctcatggcattacggtaccgaaaacgtcatctgctagtatagccacgagccttgaccaaagttaatgagccgcgacgtcacaactgaagtgctaggctgcagcaggggcggccttaggcatgtgcaaactgtgcagcTGCACAGGGccaccacgccaatatatattgaattgaaaacataaagagaaaataacgacatagctgacggcaatgtagccaaaaaacattgtgtttcttgttaattagtacgctgtatttactaatgtcgctagagtcggagcagtaagctatatgtagtattataacgttctgccgtaatgagaatatcaggGGCCGCCACTTGGTgttcaagttacggacacgcgtatatagaagcgtgtcatgagtatgaggcggctatgcagtgtccgcaacagatgtggccatccaccatgcataagataccatattgacatttgtgggcaaaggggccaccgattcttcctctgcccagggcttccacgagcctagagccgcccctgctaggctacactactggccgggctgctgagactggccactgggcagaactgaccatcacgagttgtaatagctcacatattttcacatttttttgctctagttttatgtaattttgtgctagtattgtaacgaacagttagtgcagactacagctgaagatctaaagtggacgcgagaagttggtgagttgttaacatatttttgtgattttgagtttgtaaaatatgtctgggggctttttgcatatcggcttattttacaatataaactttgaagtaaacttagtaaagtaaaattagatttttggaggatttgttttccaacttgaattactgagcaatgaattcagtgagcattttcGTGATTTCATTTcccacgaacaggactttgcgctgttctcttccaactttgagaatgcgcctgagaatatccaaatggagttgattgaactgcagtcagattctattctgaaggaaaaatacaacaaagttggtgtgccaggcttgtatgcttacctacCACCCCCGTATGTGCAGATCCTtaagttggcattgagagtactgtctatgttcagaagcacttacctttatGAACAATTGTtctcattaatgaaagctaccaaaaccccacatcgctcaagacttactgtcgagcccCTTCATccttcataaaagttgcagctgcacaagatttcaagcctgatattgacgaactggttactaacaagagacgccaagtgttgggacaaaagcaataaatctcacactgtaagactcctatataagcaatgaatataatataataatataaggacctagctaagaggctaagactctaattgtacgctgttgtacggagagtgtatggaaataaattgcttttctttaaactttaagtgttccattttttaaagttttcagtattgga
This genomic window from Polypterus senegalus isolate Bchr_013 chromosome 4, ASM1683550v1, whole genome shotgun sequence contains:
- the LOC120528984 gene encoding E3 ubiquitin/ISG15 ligase TRIM25-like — encoded protein: FSLPASPEAEAQLFVSQDEFTCSVCLDTLTDPVSLHCGHSFCLKCLTNYWDQSQVCRCPQCRHVFILRPELKRNTLLNEVIRKLKKMALSPPQSQNYAGPGDVECDFCTGKKFRAVKSCLTCMASYCQTHLQSHFEIAAWKGHKLVDPDRNLKEKLCEKHQKNLEMFCETDEMCICWMCAVTEYDDHEKVDLKMEREGKQKHLGVTLNAIRRRLAKKEKKMKETRRAIEQIKMSRIKIILHMKETIKVKGFQSFW